The Spirosoma radiotolerans genome has a window encoding:
- a CDS encoding CehA/McbA family metallohydrolase produces the protein MTGIVYFIAQKNTYAQISKPSGSLHIAVRDGKTGKLTAVRVRLTQGGKPIKTLPKEVAAVSYGLWDHADGYRYQPDSSFYVPGQFTLPLPPGTYQLTLMKGNEYVNQQHTLVIKPNQALQKTYTLTRWINMGARGWYSADDHIHIRRSPGENQSLMNWLQAEDLNVGVLLKMGDFWETYYPQYAFGEQGNYQSGNYLLTAGQEDPRTPELGHALGFGATGAVRYKQDYYYYDKVFDELHKRGGLTGYAHQAESFHGYRGLTLDGLRRKVDMLELLQYCVSDQPLRTEQYYHMLDLGFPLTATAGSDFPWCGHDHDHGPPEQSARIGNARFYTYLNKPFSYTAWKEAVAAGHTFVTSGPVLTFSVNDALPGDRVALMKGSGLRIRAEALGHPGQTPLDTLEIIAHGRVLGRVTKQDSGQSTGRLALTIELPSVAHGLWIAARCYGKSRQAAHTTPVYVSVDGDGFHNPESVERYLTLSEKYLRELEQELETHHDNPEFRAWYYKKGLKTRVDETRQVISELRNKLIRR, from the coding sequence TTGACTGGAATAGTTTACTTCATTGCACAAAAAAACACCTATGCTCAGATAAGTAAGCCGTCCGGCTCACTACATATTGCCGTGCGCGATGGCAAGACAGGCAAGCTCACCGCCGTTCGGGTGCGGTTGACGCAGGGTGGGAAACCCATAAAAACACTGCCAAAAGAAGTCGCAGCGGTTTCGTATGGCTTATGGGACCATGCCGATGGCTACAGGTATCAACCCGATAGTTCGTTTTACGTGCCGGGGCAATTTACTCTGCCGCTACCGCCGGGCACCTATCAGCTCACCCTGATGAAGGGAAATGAGTACGTCAATCAGCAGCATACGCTTGTTATAAAACCCAATCAGGCGCTTCAGAAAACCTACACCCTGACACGCTGGATCAATATGGGGGCACGGGGCTGGTATTCGGCCGATGATCATATCCATATCCGGCGCTCACCGGGCGAAAACCAGTCCTTGATGAACTGGCTCCAGGCCGAAGATCTGAACGTGGGCGTTCTGCTCAAAATGGGCGATTTCTGGGAAACCTATTATCCCCAATACGCTTTCGGTGAGCAGGGAAACTATCAATCCGGGAATTATCTGTTGACGGCCGGTCAGGAAGACCCCCGAACGCCCGAACTGGGCCACGCCCTGGGGTTTGGCGCTACGGGGGCTGTGCGTTATAAGCAGGATTATTATTACTACGACAAGGTTTTTGACGAATTGCACAAACGCGGTGGCCTGACTGGATACGCGCACCAGGCCGAATCGTTTCATGGCTACCGGGGACTTACCCTCGATGGCTTGCGTCGCAAAGTCGATATGCTGGAACTGCTGCAATATTGCGTGTCGGATCAACCCCTGCGCACGGAACAGTATTACCACATGCTGGACCTGGGATTTCCGCTGACGGCTACGGCTGGGTCGGATTTCCCCTGGTGTGGGCACGACCACGATCATGGCCCACCCGAACAGTCGGCCCGGATTGGGAACGCCCGTTTCTACACCTATCTCAATAAACCGTTCAGTTATACCGCCTGGAAAGAAGCCGTAGCCGCCGGACATACATTCGTGACCAGTGGCCCTGTTCTTACCTTCAGTGTCAACGATGCCTTGCCCGGTGACCGGGTTGCGTTGATGAAGGGAAGCGGGCTGCGCATCCGGGCCGAAGCCCTGGGCCATCCCGGTCAGACGCCACTCGACACTCTGGAAATTATCGCCCACGGTCGGGTACTGGGTCGAGTCACGAAACAGGATTCGGGTCAATCGACGGGGCGGTTAGCCCTAACCATAGAGCTTCCGTCTGTGGCGCATGGCCTCTGGATTGCGGCCCGGTGCTATGGGAAATCCCGACAGGCGGCCCACACAACGCCTGTATATGTGAGCGTTGATGGAGATGGGTTTCACAATCCTGAATCCGTTGAACGCTACCTAACCCTGAGTGAAAAGTACCTTCGTGAATTGGAGCAGGAACTCGAAACGCACCACGATAACCCCGAATTCCGGGCCTGGTATTATAAGAAAGGGCTCAAAACCCGCGTCGACGAAACGCGTCAGGTGATCAGCGAATTGAGAAACAAACTGATTCGCCGATAA
- a CDS encoding pseudouridine synthase → MNQGINTTQPLSILYQDTDLVAINKPHGLLVHRSFIASDASEFAVQLLRDQLGQRVYPVHRLDRKTAGVLLFALSESMNSLMQQQFMEGAVHKTYLAIVRGHTPDEQAIDYPLRRDDGIVQDAFTQLKTLQRTEIPLPFGKHTTSRYSLVELTPTTGRMHQLRKHMAHILHPIIGDRPHGCNKQNKLFKDHFGMNTMLLHAQQIKFTHPVTSEPVTITAPWQAEFGRMLGVLFGEEEQKIN, encoded by the coding sequence ATGAATCAAGGTATAAATACAACGCAACCCCTCTCTATACTGTATCAGGATACAGATTTGGTGGCCATCAATAAACCGCATGGCTTACTGGTACACCGCTCGTTCATAGCCAGCGACGCGAGCGAATTTGCCGTCCAACTTCTCCGCGACCAGTTGGGGCAACGCGTTTATCCCGTTCACCGGCTCGACCGCAAAACGGCGGGCGTCCTCCTCTTCGCCCTTTCCGAATCCATGAACTCCCTCATGCAGCAACAGTTTATGGAAGGAGCCGTACACAAAACGTACCTGGCCATTGTGCGAGGCCACACGCCCGATGAGCAAGCGATCGACTATCCACTTCGCCGGGACGACGGAATTGTACAAGACGCCTTTACCCAGCTAAAAACCCTCCAGCGGACGGAGATACCTCTGCCATTTGGGAAACATACTACGTCTCGTTATTCGCTGGTGGAATTGACACCCACCACGGGCCGGATGCACCAGTTACGCAAGCACATGGCCCACATCCTCCACCCCATTATCGGCGACCGCCCGCACGGCTGCAACAAGCAGAACAAGTTATTCAAGGATCATTTCGGGATGAACACCATGCTGCTCCACGCGCAACAAATTAAGTTTACGCATCCGGTCACGTCGGAACCGGTTACGATCACAGCGCCCTGGCAGGCCGAGTTTGGGCGGATGCTGGGGGTGTTGTTTGGGGAAGAAGAGCAAAAAATAAACTAA
- a CDS encoding helicase-related protein codes for MNQPDKPTLNYDLETGELMSGVGPGTVETFLKQYYGRAKKRIRIASAYFTVKGYDIGTQYLTNRSVQFQILVGAEEGASVQSSIIKEVERELTSCKEDLWNAVYQLVQRMESNQFIIRDAREMVDARGIEIAFHCKYYICDDSILWHGSGNYTGRGLRTTIEQASLIRSAPEVKSFVERFEKDMRGAKDLLPDLLERLRKWLDLVPPFHVYLLILHKLNKLFEREAEPGLDLPVYYQQAIIMRAVEQVKLYDGSIIIAATGLGKTVIGAEIAYQLRLFKRAKHVILIAPQAVHDEWKRHIKAREFFFEPISIETLFKDSVDETPTHHKTHQLELILKQAGPQTLIIIDEGHAYRNQLKQQWIAFESKRRRKKQPKGSLVYKRLLPVVNQKGAAMILLTATPYGTDTQNLNSLLRLLPERRIDPLFNEPTAWRVESLDDFMKLPVVSVLGLHDVLKLARTRNNVDEKGRLFVQFGEERRYLPRVIQVNKVSYELPLASELRKAFDADCFSHATPTLTDHYDEEARKFKTGAVDTADKNFILSWLSSPSAVRESIRKNLYTIGTNDPVDGTGQQIPIWANDLSANPSFPTKDEQDKLGYTAKMLRSWYERNQVLRSSLESLKEFQPDDKVHKLQAIIQQHCLERKEKVIVFVERLCTATFIEIALQNYFGGTVKIGCTVHVTSSKYELKKPKYRRELLKQFSPKSHRHSTKHELDILICTDADGVGVNLQDANVVVNYDPTEGADTLFQRAGRVLRFTNDPDRIVYLYTFIPANIQQQTRSEAWKRIRNTFDRMMKRHTKSRHILGLDVMASETVKTIDLNDPQIEERLASEFDYYETTGTNQSHPLFHHVAMREQYSDLAKTLPEGIHSAMYYGQEERVVVLIDINSEKRLLLFNTATQLFEHEHDSLEILDLIKCEEATERALVNPATVESEAKNAVRLWCEQTSTDLDNVREICAVYLLPKPKNRSVRAIIAGVINYRQRKWNKAKQ; via the coding sequence ATGAATCAACCCGATAAGCCAACACTGAACTATGATCTCGAAACGGGTGAGCTGATGTCGGGTGTTGGTCCGGGTACCGTTGAAACGTTTTTAAAGCAGTATTACGGTCGAGCTAAAAAACGAATACGGATTGCCAGTGCTTATTTTACGGTAAAGGGATACGATATCGGTACCCAGTACTTGACTAATCGATCTGTACAGTTTCAGATTCTGGTAGGGGCTGAAGAGGGGGCGAGTGTTCAATCGTCGATTATCAAAGAAGTTGAGCGCGAACTAACCAGTTGTAAAGAAGACCTCTGGAACGCTGTGTATCAATTGGTGCAGCGGATGGAGTCTAATCAGTTTATTATTCGGGATGCTCGTGAGATGGTCGACGCCCGCGGGATCGAGATAGCCTTTCACTGCAAATATTACATCTGCGACGACTCCATTTTGTGGCATGGTTCCGGCAACTATACGGGCCGGGGCTTACGAACCACTATTGAACAGGCGAGTCTAATTCGTTCGGCTCCAGAGGTAAAATCCTTTGTGGAGCGCTTCGAAAAAGACATGCGCGGAGCTAAAGACCTTCTACCCGATTTATTGGAACGACTCCGAAAATGGCTCGACTTAGTTCCGCCCTTCCACGTATATCTACTGATTCTGCATAAACTAAATAAATTGTTTGAACGGGAAGCGGAACCGGGTCTCGATCTGCCTGTCTACTACCAGCAAGCTATTATTATGCGGGCGGTTGAGCAGGTAAAGTTGTATGATGGCAGTATAATTATTGCGGCTACTGGATTAGGCAAAACAGTTATTGGGGCAGAAATTGCTTATCAACTGCGGCTGTTCAAACGAGCTAAGCACGTTATACTTATTGCTCCGCAGGCCGTGCACGATGAGTGGAAGCGTCATATCAAAGCGCGCGAATTCTTTTTCGAGCCAATCAGTATTGAAACGCTCTTTAAAGATTCAGTGGACGAAACACCGACCCACCATAAAACGCATCAGTTAGAACTGATACTGAAGCAGGCCGGTCCGCAAACTCTTATTATTATAGATGAAGGGCATGCTTATCGAAATCAACTGAAGCAACAATGGATTGCCTTTGAAAGTAAACGCCGTAGAAAGAAGCAACCGAAAGGAAGTTTAGTTTATAAGCGGTTATTACCTGTAGTCAATCAGAAAGGAGCGGCTATGATTTTGCTAACGGCCACTCCTTATGGAACCGACACGCAAAACTTAAATAGCCTTTTGCGCCTACTGCCCGAACGGCGTATTGATCCATTGTTTAATGAACCGACAGCCTGGCGTGTGGAGTCGTTGGACGATTTTATGAAACTGCCGGTGGTATCAGTGTTGGGCTTACATGACGTATTGAAGTTAGCTAGAACGCGTAACAACGTAGATGAAAAAGGAAGGCTGTTTGTCCAGTTTGGCGAAGAACGCCGGTATTTACCAAGAGTCATTCAGGTAAATAAAGTGAGCTACGAACTGCCTTTAGCTAGCGAATTACGAAAAGCGTTTGATGCTGATTGTTTCTCACACGCCACGCCGACGTTGACAGACCATTATGATGAAGAAGCAAGAAAGTTTAAAACAGGAGCAGTGGATACTGCCGACAAAAACTTTATCTTATCCTGGCTAAGTTCGCCGTCGGCGGTTCGGGAAAGTATTCGTAAGAATCTATATACCATTGGTACGAACGACCCCGTTGACGGCACAGGCCAACAAATACCAATATGGGCTAATGATCTATCAGCTAATCCGTCATTCCCAACAAAAGATGAACAGGATAAATTAGGCTATACTGCTAAAATGCTGCGTAGCTGGTACGAGAGAAACCAGGTGCTTAGGTCCTCGTTAGAATCGCTGAAAGAGTTTCAACCCGACGATAAAGTCCATAAGCTACAAGCTATTATTCAGCAGCATTGTCTGGAAAGAAAAGAGAAAGTCATTGTTTTTGTTGAGCGTTTGTGTACAGCAACGTTTATAGAAATAGCCTTACAAAATTACTTTGGAGGTACTGTGAAAATCGGCTGCACAGTTCATGTAACGTCAAGTAAGTACGAATTAAAGAAACCCAAATACCGACGCGAACTGCTAAAACAGTTCTCTCCTAAATCGCATCGCCACAGTACAAAGCATGAGCTGGATATATTGATCTGTACCGATGCTGATGGAGTAGGTGTGAATCTACAGGATGCAAATGTGGTTGTAAACTATGATCCCACCGAAGGAGCTGATACGCTTTTTCAGCGTGCAGGACGGGTTCTCCGTTTTACCAACGACCCAGACCGAATAGTCTATCTCTACACATTCATTCCGGCGAATATTCAACAACAAACACGTTCAGAAGCGTGGAAGCGAATCCGTAATACATTCGACCGTATGATGAAGCGGCACACAAAATCGCGTCATATTTTGGGCCTTGACGTGATGGCCTCTGAAACAGTAAAAACAATTGACCTGAACGATCCACAAATAGAAGAGCGATTAGCGAGTGAATTTGATTATTACGAAACTACGGGTACTAACCAATCTCATCCGCTTTTTCATCATGTAGCTATGCGTGAACAATATAGCGACCTGGCTAAAACCTTGCCAGAAGGAATACATAGCGCAATGTATTACGGGCAAGAAGAAAGAGTAGTGGTACTCATAGATATCAATAGCGAGAAGCGGCTTTTACTTTTCAACACGGCCACCCAACTCTTCGAACACGAACACGATAGTCTGGAGATCCTCGACCTCATCAAATGTGAAGAGGCAACCGAGCGAGCACTAGTGAATCCTGCCACTGTCGAGAGTGAAGCCAAAAATGCTGTACGGCTTTGGTGCGAGCAAACAAGTACTGATCTTGACAACGTGAGAGAGATATGTGCTGTTTACCTACTGCCCAAACCTAAAAATCGATCCGTACGGGCTATAATCGCTGGCGTAATTAACTATAGACAAAGGAAATGGAATAAGGCGAAACAATAA
- a CDS encoding nucleotidyltransferase domain-containing protein translates to MKIEKGQMIAGQPILKVRDFFKRYERFSVETAAYFFTLSKKAAKMICLEFTELGYCKRVLPEEMAPAYRKEIRYELLPLGCSLALARAVPPITRQKADRIVQEFMDRVEEINGNEKYIYKVSKVLLFGSYIRPEATELNDVDIAVEITPKYDSPDERRKKSDEYMRSAIENGRHFRDWMDQMFAPQNDVKAFLKNKSRYISLHPSDDEVLEITETKQIYPQL, encoded by the coding sequence ATGAAAATTGAAAAAGGCCAAATGATCGCTGGTCAACCCATTCTGAAAGTCAGAGATTTCTTTAAACGGTACGAACGATTTAGCGTTGAAACAGCTGCTTATTTCTTCACGCTTTCGAAAAAAGCCGCAAAAATGATCTGTCTAGAGTTTACGGAATTAGGCTATTGTAAACGCGTACTGCCCGAAGAAATGGCACCTGCTTACAGGAAAGAAATTCGATACGAACTTTTACCTCTTGGCTGTTCTTTAGCGTTAGCTCGTGCTGTTCCGCCCATAACTCGTCAAAAGGCAGATCGTATTGTACAGGAATTCATGGATCGTGTTGAGGAAATTAATGGCAATGAAAAATACATTTACAAAGTGTCAAAGGTGCTGCTATTTGGTAGTTACATCCGTCCTGAGGCCACTGAATTGAACGATGTAGATATTGCGGTTGAAATAACCCCCAAGTATGATAGCCCAGATGAGCGTCGTAAGAAAAGTGACGAGTATATGCGATCAGCAATTGAGAATGGGCGGCACTTCAGAGATTGGATGGATCAGATGTTTGCTCCACAAAATGATGTAAAAGCATTCCTTAAAAATAAGTCCCGGTACATTAGTCTTCATCCATCGGATGATGAAGTGTTAGAGATAACCGAGACCAAGCAGATATATCCTCAGCTATAA
- a CDS encoding AAA family ATPase has protein sequence MAKISTLHINNFKFFSESKPIEVDGKHLLIYGENGSGKSSIYWALYTLLESSFKKNDDIKKYFDKQDPKNLINIYATSTEANNYDSFISISLDNNNDYKIAYNEFSINENVNAIESRRASDFLTYRFAYKIHDFKHGKEIELFDLFLNEIFPYVISSKDLKYQEYIGEIEYSTRILSTAWNSYLANGLTRYRNAKNQRVRSDTARANPYKDLAKDFDNEVLRILGEIITIGNQVLEQLGYSDIKFTLDYSNIAFNEVGDAETPTIKLRITKFNGQNNPFKFPQSFLNEARLTAVALAIRLGFLESRLSTAELKLLVLDDLLISLDMSNRRRVLDLLLTKYASVYQLFILTHERSFYEKIRRQISLKNEESNWKYIEMYEDTRQLPPRPYIKKSASYFESAEQHFIQFDFPATANYLRKACEQLLDELLPLRFLLDSNGERIWQLGNLLIKAEEYFNALPISVQPVNELKECLKTLLNPLSHADLEAPVYRQELLDIFESYNKLRLYKQLEKLILCEKDKHVTFTLIDHSSSANTLSWDITLHEDLIAIRLPGEEYRLAYCKFTAIWAKNGDSQPKPISGENDITRFYEDACRKTGNVPEDIFDILYAKD, from the coding sequence ATGGCAAAAATTTCTACCCTCCACATCAATAATTTTAAGTTTTTCAGTGAGTCCAAACCAATTGAAGTTGATGGTAAACACTTACTGATTTATGGTGAGAATGGCTCTGGTAAATCGTCGATTTATTGGGCATTATACACTCTATTAGAATCTAGTTTTAAGAAAAATGATGATATCAAAAAGTATTTTGATAAACAAGACCCAAAAAATTTGATTAATATATATGCTACCTCAACTGAGGCAAATAATTATGATTCATTCATAAGCATATCTCTTGATAATAATAACGATTACAAAATTGCTTACAATGAATTCTCTATAAATGAGAATGTAAATGCTATAGAAAGCAGAAGAGCATCAGATTTTTTGACTTATCGTTTTGCTTATAAAATACACGATTTTAAACACGGAAAAGAGATAGAATTATTTGATCTTTTTTTGAATGAAATATTTCCATATGTTATCTCAAGTAAAGATCTAAAATACCAAGAGTACATTGGTGAGATTGAGTATAGTACAAGAATACTAAGCACAGCTTGGAACTCATATTTAGCCAACGGATTAACAAGGTATCGAAATGCGAAAAATCAGAGAGTACGTTCAGATACAGCACGAGCGAACCCTTATAAAGACTTAGCAAAAGACTTTGATAATGAGGTGCTAAGAATATTAGGAGAAATTATAACAATCGGTAATCAAGTATTAGAACAGCTTGGCTATTCAGATATCAAATTCACTTTAGATTATTCAAATATAGCTTTTAATGAAGTTGGCGATGCGGAGACGCCAACGATAAAACTAAGAATAACAAAGTTTAACGGCCAAAATAATCCTTTTAAATTTCCGCAGTCATTTTTAAATGAAGCACGTCTTACAGCTGTCGCTTTAGCTATCCGATTAGGTTTTTTAGAGAGTAGATTATCTACTGCGGAGTTAAAATTACTGGTACTTGATGATCTTCTTATCAGCTTAGATATGAGTAACCGGCGTAGAGTGCTGGATTTGTTATTGACAAAATATGCGTCAGTATATCAGTTATTTATTTTAACTCATGAGCGTTCTTTTTATGAGAAAATTAGACGTCAGATTTCCTTGAAGAATGAAGAAAGTAATTGGAAGTATATAGAGATGTATGAAGATACTCGTCAGTTACCACCAAGACCATATATTAAAAAATCGGCTAGCTATTTTGAATCAGCGGAACAACATTTTATTCAATTTGACTTTCCAGCTACGGCTAATTATCTGAGAAAAGCTTGCGAACAACTATTAGATGAACTTTTACCATTACGTTTTTTACTTGATAGCAATGGAGAAAGAATCTGGCAATTAGGTAATTTATTAATAAAGGCTGAAGAGTATTTTAATGCACTTCCCATAAGCGTACAGCCAGTTAATGAGTTAAAGGAATGCTTGAAAACTTTATTAAATCCACTTTCTCACGCAGATCTTGAAGCTCCTGTTTACCGTCAAGAGCTACTAGACATCTTCGAATCTTATAATAAATTAAGGCTCTACAAGCAGTTGGAGAAGTTAATTTTATGCGAAAAAGATAAGCATGTAACGTTCACTCTTATTGATCATTCTTCTAGTGCGAATACTTTATCATGGGATATTACTTTACATGAAGACCTAATTGCAATAAGATTACCCGGTGAAGAATATAGGCTAGCTTATTGCAAGTTTACAGCCATTTGGGCAAAAAATGGAGATAGTCAACCCAAGCCAATCAGCGGGGAAAATGATATAACCAGATTTTACGAAGATGCCTGTCGAAAGACTGGCAACGTACCAGAAGATATATTTGATATTCTTTACGCTAAAGATTGA